Within the Flavobacterium sp. N502536 genome, the region GGTATTATGTTCATTTTTTTTACTAAAATTGGGCTCTTTTTTATATTTAAAATAATTCTAATGAATACAGGTAAAATTACTGTTATATTTTTATTTTTAGTTGCTACTGTTTTCGGTCAACAAAAAATTACTGTCGAGAATATTTATACGGGAGCATTTCGGGCAAAAGGAATGGATGAACTGCAATCGTTAAAAAATACAGAGCAATATACGGTCTTAAATGTAGATCAGGCTAGCAGAAGCATGCAGATCGATTTGTATGACTTTGCGACACTAAAAAAAGTGGACAATTTAATTGATACCAAAAACCACGCAGCACTTGCTGAAGGAATTGACAGTTATACTTTTGATGCCTCGGAAAAAAAGATTTTAATTGCGTGTAATACCAAACAAATCTTCCGCCACTCGTTTACAGCAGATTATTTTTTATATGATATCAATACAAAATCGTTAACGAAATTGTTCGATTTTCAGATTCAGGAGCCTACTTTTTCTCCCGACGGAACTAAAATCGCCTATGCAAAAGAGAATAACTTGTATGTATACGATCTGGCTTCTAAAAAAACAACAGCAGTTACAACCGATGGAAAGAAAAATGCCATCATCAATGGTATTACCGACTGGGTTTATGAAGAAGAGTTTTCATTTGTAAGAGCCTTCGACTGGAGCAAAGACAGTAAAAAACTAGCTTATATCCGTTTTGACGAAAGTGCTGTTCCGGAGTTTTCGATGTCCATCTTTCAAAAAGATTTGTATCCAACCATTGAAACGTTTAAATATCCTAAAGCAGGAGAAAAAAACTCAGTAGTATCTTTACATATCTATGATGCGGTGAGTAATACAGGTAAAAAAGTGGATTTAGGAAACTACAACGACTTTTATATTGCAAGATTACAATGGACAAATGACAACAATGTATTGTCGGCTCAGGTGTTAAACCGTCACCAGGATAATTTGGATTTGTTGTTTGTGGATGGAACTACTGCTGCGGCAAAAGTGGTTTTAAATGAAAAAGACAAAGCTTATGTCGATGTTACCGACAATTTAACCTTCTTAAAAGACAATAGCTTTATTTGGACAAGTGAAAAAGACGGGTTTAATCATATTTATGTATACGATAAAAACGGAAAACTTAAGAATCAGGTAACAAAAGGAAACTGGGAAG harbors:
- a CDS encoding S9 family peptidase, whose amino-acid sequence is MNTGKITVIFLFLVATVFGQQKITVENIYTGAFRAKGMDELQSLKNTEQYTVLNVDQASRSMQIDLYDFATLKKVDNLIDTKNHAALAEGIDSYTFDASEKKILIACNTKQIFRHSFTADYFLYDINTKSLTKLFDFQIQEPTFSPDGTKIAYAKENNLYVYDLASKKTTAVTTDGKKNAIINGITDWVYEEEFSFVRAFDWSKDSKKLAYIRFDESAVPEFSMSIFQKDLYPTIETFKYPKAGEKNSVVSLHIYDAVSNTGKKVDLGNYNDFYIARLQWTNDNNVLSAQVLNRHQDNLDLLFVDGTTAAAKVVLNEKDKAYVDVTDNLTFLKDNSFIWTSEKDGFNHIYVYDKNGKLKNQVTKGNWEVTSYYGFDEKNKTVFYQSTENGSINRDIYRIALDGKNKVRLSKNTGTSSATFSPNFQFFINTFSSNLQPTTYTLNEAKTGKEIQVIENNKELSTKLAAYNLPAKEFFVLKTAKGNELNAWILKPKDFDPSKKYPVFMYQYSGPGSQQVNNDWNNSDDYWFVSLTQQGYIVACVDGRGTGFKGADFKKVTQKELGKYEVEDQIDAAKVIGAYPYVDAARIGIFGWSYGGFMASNCIFQGNDVFKMAIAVAPVTNWRFYDSVYTERYMQTPQENASGYDQNSPINHVDKLKGKFLLIHGSADDNVHVQNSMQMMEALIQANKQFDSQIYPDKNHGIYGGKTRIQLYNKMTNFIKENL